The following coding sequences are from one Bradyrhizobium sp. 200 window:
- a CDS encoding autoinducer binding domain-containing protein gives MGLRLGPRIWSESERELFEEAASFGIRYGFRVPIHDSKGAIAAD, from the coding sequence TTGGGTCTTCGGCTTGGACCGCGAATTTGGTCGGAATCCGAGCGAGAACTTTTTGAAGAGGCCGCCAGCTTCGGGATTCGGTATGGATTCAGGGTTCCAATTCACGACAGCAAAGGTGCGATTGCGGCGGATTGA